In one Arenibacter antarcticus genomic region, the following are encoded:
- a CDS encoding NUDIX hydrolase produces MIIKKQVYSADKKANPLIGILLFLISIILFLATAPIGFVFGLFHSIYKKGIIGIGEYLLKMAISIDQLGNVAMQHFLNVFWIKKSGYKFGNRDETISSALGRNNKLGTLTFLGKFIDNLLNLIDKDHSLNSIDYYIEPTPEVLDLLSWIHIIDLEVLILFDKNKGTFSLPGGGKIKGKPDATVLHWHIKEKLNIDLEIPNMEYLGIFEAQTASKKPVLIDRKTCYSANYTGIITPDPLNTEVVWLNYSDREKLSEVDKLIFDFLKESEYIH; encoded by the coding sequence AAAGCCAATCCGTTAATTGGAATACTACTATTCCTTATCTCCATAATCTTGTTCCTAGCTACAGCTCCCATAGGTTTTGTATTCGGACTATTTCATTCTATTTACAAAAAAGGAATCATAGGTATTGGGGAGTATCTTTTAAAAATGGCCATTTCTATAGATCAATTGGGCAACGTTGCCATGCAACATTTCTTGAATGTGTTTTGGATTAAAAAAAGCGGGTACAAATTTGGAAATAGGGACGAAACTATTTCCAGCGCCTTGGGCAGAAATAATAAGTTGGGAACCTTAACCTTTTTGGGGAAATTTATTGATAACCTCCTTAACCTAATAGACAAGGATCATTCCTTAAACTCTATTGACTATTATATTGAACCAACCCCGGAGGTTTTAGACCTTTTAAGCTGGATCCATATTATAGACCTTGAGGTTCTGATACTCTTCGATAAAAACAAGGGCACATTCAGCCTTCCCGGAGGTGGAAAGATAAAAGGAAAGCCAGACGCCACTGTACTTCATTGGCATATCAAGGAAAAATTAAATATCGATTTGGAGATTCCCAACATGGAGTACTTGGGTATTTTTGAGGCCCAGACCGCTTCTAAAAAACCAGTATTGATAGATCGAAAAACCTGCTACAGCGCGAATTATACTGGAATTATTACCCCCGACCCTTTAAATACTGAGGTAGTGTGGTTAAATTACAGCGATAGGGAAAAGTTAAGTGAGGTTGATAAATTAATTTTCGATTTCTTAAAGGAAAGCGAATACATACACTAA
- the ppgK gene encoding polyphosphate--glucose phosphotransferase, giving the protein MEILGIDVGGSGIKGALVNMETGEMVTERFRIPTPESRKPKAMAKVIAKIVAHFNYKGPIGCGFPTVIKKGVCMTPGNLHEKWKGVKVDELFSEATGLPVTVVNDADAAGYATMNYGVGKDKEGLVVMITIGTGLGSGAFLNGKLIPNFELGQIPYKKHDKIELWAAASAKEREKLSYKKWGKRFNTFLEYVDLIISPDLIILGGGTSKDWEEFKEYITIDTPIIPAKLQNHAGIIGAAAAAYNKKALVE; this is encoded by the coding sequence ATGGAAATTCTAGGAATAGATGTCGGTGGCTCAGGTATAAAAGGTGCTTTAGTGAATATGGAAACTGGTGAAATGGTTACGGAAAGGTTTAGAATCCCCACTCCAGAATCCCGTAAACCTAAGGCAATGGCAAAGGTTATTGCGAAAATTGTTGCCCATTTCAACTATAAAGGTCCGATAGGCTGTGGTTTTCCAACGGTAATAAAAAAAGGTGTCTGCATGACTCCTGGCAACCTGCATGAAAAATGGAAGGGAGTAAAAGTGGATGAGCTTTTTAGCGAAGCCACTGGACTACCGGTAACCGTGGTAAACGATGCAGATGCTGCTGGCTATGCTACCATGAATTATGGTGTAGGCAAGGACAAGGAGGGATTGGTAGTCATGATCACCATTGGCACAGGTCTAGGAAGTGGAGCCTTTTTAAATGGAAAACTAATTCCTAATTTTGAATTGGGCCAAATTCCCTATAAAAAACATGACAAAATAGAACTTTGGGCGGCGGCTTCTGCAAAAGAACGGGAGAAACTCAGTTATAAAAAATGGGGTAAACGGTTTAATACATTCTTGGAGTATGTTGATCTAATCATTTCCCCAGACCTCATAATTTTGGGAGGGGGGACTTCTAAAGACTGGGAAGAGTTTAAGGAGTATATCACCATAGACACCCCTATAATTCCTGCCAAATTACAAAATCACGCCGGAATAATAGGAGCGGCGGCGGCGGCCTACAATAAAAAAGCATTAGTAGAGTAA